One part of the Haemophilus parainfluenzae genome encodes these proteins:
- a CDS encoding ABC transporter permease produces the protein MAANKSMFWRLIFQALRLRLQRVFIIFSALTVGASIVTAMAAVYFDINTKMSQELRTFGANFYIGAANGGLMKERQLKQILHHAPDNFITAASPYLYGVARSDLEKIVIMGVWFEDMRVLAPYWQITGSSINVNFDDRHAMIGKTLAERLNLGVGSKLKLSKNAVEKHEFTIKGIVEAGDATDNMLIVSLEFAQSWLDKEGLANNALLNVKNEQGNVAQFAQDIMQRQLDLTARPIRKVSASEGQILDKIKGLMGLISLVILILATLCVNTTLIAIVGERAKEFALQKALGAKQSDIIKQISTEILIIALCAIVAGLILGYILAQLLGLTVFKSYIDMRLPVIPITIVLSLLVAFIAVIVPTKRALNIQTANVLKGE, from the coding sequence ATGGCCGCCAATAAAAGTATGTTTTGGCGTTTAATCTTCCAAGCATTACGCCTACGTTTACAACGGGTATTTATTATCTTCTCTGCGTTGACTGTCGGTGCGTCCATTGTGACCGCAATGGCTGCAGTATATTTTGATATTAATACCAAAATGAGCCAAGAGCTCCGTACTTTCGGGGCAAACTTTTACATTGGGGCTGCCAATGGTGGTTTGATGAAAGAACGCCAATTAAAACAAATTCTTCATCATGCACCGGATAATTTTATCACCGCTGCCAGCCCTTATTTATATGGTGTTGCACGAAGTGATTTAGAAAAAATCGTGATTATGGGCGTGTGGTTTGAAGATATGCGTGTGCTCGCGCCTTATTGGCAAATTACCGGTTCGTCCATTAATGTGAATTTTGACGATCGCCATGCCATGATTGGTAAAACCTTAGCTGAACGTCTTAATTTAGGCGTTGGGAGTAAGTTAAAGCTTTCCAAAAATGCCGTCGAAAAACATGAATTCACGATAAAAGGTATTGTTGAGGCAGGCGATGCCACAGACAACATGTTAATCGTTAGCTTAGAATTTGCACAAAGTTGGTTAGATAAAGAAGGATTGGCAAACAACGCCTTGCTCAATGTCAAAAATGAACAAGGTAACGTTGCACAATTTGCCCAAGACATTATGCAACGCCAACTCGATCTAACTGCTCGACCAATTCGAAAAGTCTCAGCGTCTGAAGGGCAGATTTTAGATAAAATTAAAGGATTGATGGGCTTAATCTCATTAGTCATTTTGATTCTCGCTACCCTTTGTGTGAACACCACGTTGATTGCGATTGTTGGTGAGCGAGCAAAAGAATTTGCACTACAAAAAGCCTTAGGTGCTAAACAAAGTGACATCATTAAACAGATTAGTACTGAGATTCTGATCATTGCACTTTGTGCTATTGTTGCGGGACTGATTCTCGGCTACATTTTGGCACAATTACTTGGATTAACCGTATTTAAATCTTACATTGATATGCGTCTACCGGTTATTCCTATTACTATCGTCTTATCGTTATTGGTTGCCTTTATTGCGGTGATTGTACCAACCAAACGCGCTTTAAATATTCAAACCGCAAATGTGTTGAAAGGGGAATAA
- a CDS encoding ABC transporter permease, translating into MLARMLFQSWRFSIKRKFLAVVTIFLAAGLVSALLAVSIDIGDKMAKELKSYGANILVEPASNAALPGELSHNTDLSSQDFLDEKELPNIKDIFWRNNIVGFAPLLSADVKAEILSAKTYEKSTALEQINVLGTFFDHNIPVPDEDDFHTGQKIISPYWHVQGEWVNDLEMPEGEFIPAIIGEQLAQRTGLKQGDKIKLHYQNDELDNQSAVEITGILSTGGAEDNQLVMPLNAVQKLLGLEGKIQAVKVSALTVPENDLSRKARANTDALDAEEYDRWYCTAYVSSISHQLEEAISGAIVRPIWQVAASEGVVIGKIQLLLAVVTLAALIAAAMGIASLMSTGIIERSKEIGLMKALGAYQWQIALLFYCEAIISALIGGTLGCIAGWGLARFIGSALFGVPLSFAWIVIPCVLMLSILIAVVGTWFPAHRIAKLYPVEVLYGRQ; encoded by the coding sequence ATGCTAGCAAGAATGTTATTCCAATCTTGGCGTTTTAGCATAAAACGTAAATTTTTAGCCGTGGTGACTATTTTCTTGGCTGCGGGATTAGTCTCTGCGCTATTAGCTGTTTCTATTGATATCGGCGACAAAATGGCGAAAGAACTAAAATCTTACGGTGCCAATATTTTAGTTGAACCTGCGAGCAATGCAGCCTTGCCTGGCGAACTCAGCCATAACACAGATTTAAGTAGCCAAGATTTCCTCGATGAAAAAGAACTGCCGAATATTAAAGATATTTTCTGGCGAAATAACATTGTGGGATTTGCGCCATTATTAAGTGCAGATGTGAAAGCAGAAATTCTTTCTGCAAAAACGTATGAAAAATCGACCGCACTTGAACAAATTAATGTGCTTGGTACATTTTTCGATCACAACATTCCTGTACCAGACGAAGACGATTTCCATACTGGCCAAAAAATTATTAGCCCTTATTGGCATGTTCAAGGAGAATGGGTAAACGATCTTGAAATGCCTGAAGGTGAATTTATTCCTGCGATCATTGGTGAACAATTAGCACAACGAACTGGGTTAAAACAAGGCGATAAAATCAAGCTCCACTATCAAAATGATGAACTTGATAATCAAAGTGCGGTTGAAATTACCGGGATTTTATCTACTGGGGGCGCTGAAGATAATCAATTAGTCATGCCACTCAATGCCGTGCAAAAATTACTAGGTTTAGAAGGAAAAATTCAAGCGGTTAAAGTGTCTGCGCTTACTGTTCCGGAAAATGATCTTTCTCGCAAAGCACGTGCCAATACCGATGCATTGGATGCTGAAGAGTACGATCGTTGGTATTGTACAGCTTATGTTTCGTCTATTTCACATCAGTTAGAAGAAGCTATCTCTGGTGCTATTGTTCGCCCAATTTGGCAGGTTGCCGCATCAGAAGGTGTCGTCATTGGTAAAATCCAGTTATTGCTTGCTGTCGTGACTCTTGCTGCCTTAATCGCCGCTGCTATGGGCATTGCCTCATTAATGAGTACTGGGATCATTGAGCGCTCAAAAGAAATTGGTCTAATGAAGGCTTTAGGCGCATACCAATGGCAAATTGCTTTATTATTTTATTGTGAAGCCATTATCAGTGCCTTAATTGGTGGCACTCTTGGTTGTATTGCAGGTTGGGGCTTAGCAAGATTTATTGGTTCAGCGCTATTTGGCGTACCACTGAGTTTCGCTTGGATTGTCATCCCTTGCGTATTGATGCTGTCTATTTTAATTGCTGTGGTGGGCACTTGGTTCCCAGCCCATCGTATTGCCAAACTTTACCCTGTGGAGGTGCTGTATGGCCGCCAATAA
- a CDS encoding Fe-S-containing protein has translation MNYFFTFLLQALLPFSLLLGVYHSKQSTVSAKKIIWLSLFGFIAGIVLRLSLPTGQITNLIVNGVILTLLTIFALCLIFGKGRLPAFWQTVLMLIAGSFWAKDPNITALVSTDVINTDSILHISAVIFAFVFCLCLQGWIYLLLKQAVKTQQKSTALLKGAISLLLVCLLVPLIGELLLILMKLQVLELTKPRLSFVAKSGEITRWLNYICATLLLVVLAIFYGKIHLSRKQQVNTTQEPIEKRQKLAALRTSSHLLGWGYLALAITFATQLYWEQIASRPPQLSEAIPVTLDDKQQVRIPIEQVKDGKLHRFVWIADDGKAVRFFVINRQPDKLSLAAVFDACLLCGDQGYVMEGNQVVCVGCGVHMFIPSIGKPGGCNPVPIEDWQQTETEILINRTSLEEGLNLFSTIVEIDVKDPISGTQMKNTKTEHKYNYEGKTYFFESEKNLDLFRDNPEKYLGKGE, from the coding sequence ATGAATTATTTTTTTACTTTCCTGCTTCAAGCACTTTTACCTTTTTCATTATTGCTCGGTGTTTATCACAGTAAACAATCCACTGTGAGTGCGAAAAAAATAATTTGGCTTAGCCTATTCGGTTTTATTGCCGGTATCGTACTGCGCCTTAGTTTACCTACGGGACAAATCACCAATTTAATCGTTAATGGCGTGATATTGACGCTGTTGACTATCTTTGCCTTATGTTTAATTTTCGGCAAAGGTCGCTTACCTGCCTTTTGGCAAACGGTATTAATGCTCATCGCTGGAAGCTTCTGGGCAAAAGATCCTAACATTACCGCTCTCGTTTCTACTGATGTTATCAATACCGATTCGATCTTACATATAAGTGCGGTCATTTTTGCCTTTGTTTTTTGTCTATGCTTACAAGGCTGGATCTATTTACTTCTAAAACAAGCGGTAAAAACACAACAAAAATCAACCGCACTTTTAAAAGGTGCTATTAGCCTTCTCTTAGTTTGCTTGCTTGTTCCACTTATCGGTGAACTCTTATTAATTTTAATGAAACTTCAGGTGCTTGAACTTACCAAGCCTCGTTTAAGTTTTGTTGCGAAATCAGGCGAAATCACTCGTTGGTTAAATTACATCTGTGCAACATTGCTCTTAGTTGTACTTGCCATCTTTTACGGCAAAATTCATTTATCACGCAAGCAACAAGTTAATACCACACAAGAACCGATTGAAAAACGCCAAAAATTAGCTGCATTACGTACCTCTTCTCACCTACTCGGTTGGGGCTATTTAGCTTTAGCGATTACTTTTGCAACGCAACTTTATTGGGAGCAAATTGCTTCTCGTCCCCCACAACTTTCAGAAGCAATTCCTGTTACCTTAGATGACAAGCAACAAGTTCGCATTCCGATTGAGCAAGTAAAAGACGGCAAATTACACCGTTTTGTTTGGATTGCTGATGATGGTAAAGCTGTGCGTTTCTTTGTCATTAATCGTCAGCCAGATAAATTGAGCTTAGCCGCAGTATTTGATGCCTGCTTGCTTTGTGGTGACCAAGGCTATGTGATGGAAGGTAACCAAGTCGTTTGCGTGGGTTGCGGCGTACATATGTTTATTCCATCTATTGGTAAACCGGGTGGCTGTAATCCTGTACCGATTGAAGATTGGCAACAAACTGAGACTGAAATTCTCATTAATCGAACCAGCTTAGAAGAAGGGCTGAATTTATTTAGCACGATTGTTGAAATCGATGTAAAAGATCCTATTAGTGGCACCCAAATGAAAAACACTAAAACAGAGCACAAATATAATTACGAAGGTAAGACTTACTTCTTTGAAAGCGAGAAAAATCTTGATTTATTCCGTGATAACCCTGAAAAATATTTAGGTAAGGGGGAATAA
- a CDS encoding iron transporter, whose amino-acid sequence MKKALLATALFAGIFTASTANAFQEYPIGEAVTMNEMEIAAVYLKPIDMEPRGMGLPAAKSDIHLEADIHAVKGNKNGFGDGEWMPYLTINYTLVNADTGEKQEGTFMPMVAGDGPHYGANVKMMGVGNYKLTYHIDPPSKAGMHRHTDSETGVGRWWKPFDVSYEFKFTGIK is encoded by the coding sequence ATGAAAAAAGCACTTTTAGCAACAGCATTATTTGCGGGTATTTTTACCGCGTCTACTGCAAACGCATTCCAAGAGTACCCAATCGGTGAAGCGGTAACCATGAATGAAATGGAAATTGCGGCGGTTTATCTCAAACCAATCGATATGGAACCTCGTGGTATGGGTTTACCTGCGGCAAAATCAGATATTCACTTAGAAGCGGATATCCACGCAGTAAAAGGTAACAAAAATGGCTTTGGTGATGGTGAATGGATGCCTTACTTAACCATCAACTATACTTTGGTAAATGCTGATACGGGTGAAAAACAAGAAGGTACTTTCATGCCAATGGTAGCGGGTGATGGTCCTCACTACGGTGCAAACGTGAAAATGATGGGCGTAGGTAACTATAAATTAACTTACCACATCGATCCTCCATCAAAAGCGGGTATGCACCGTCATACCGACTCTGAAACGGGTGTAGGTCGTTGGTGGAAACCATTTGATGTAAGCTATGAATTCAAATTCACTGGCATCAAATAA
- a CDS encoding FTR1 family protein, with translation MLFRSIRFFFLIFSLAFSSSLFAQDDYQQWVNDITSRLDKTAQLVQQGNTDDARTEVQMAYFEVFENLEGPIRINFSAQKSYQMEATFGEIRKMIGEGSSQQEIQAKIDQLKKELQEVLPSLIEGHQLNADGQHGVYDNQAIAPYWQQSFKTIDDLLAQGLEAYQNGDLANAKKLFQQAQYDGYKNSEMEMSIRQNRSAETSAAINQQFYNIIRLSEQTDQITEIGYQSTQLLQDIEENLPNLPTTREEQNVQSNAAQQATDNQQEQDWNKIKQEINQRIQQAIALYQQGESKKAILSVQDTYFDVFESSGMENKIGSRDSNFKAELEGYFTRLVSLMKAEQSDKLQAQADGLDLNLTKAVDMLQGGEQSDWSMFLYSLLIILREGLEALLIVAAIVTYLIKNNHQDKLPVIRQSVYVALIASVVTAFIFQLIFENSGQNRELLEGFTMIFAVVMLFMMSYWLLSKVEAQNWKRYLEGKLSTALTTGSLIGLWLTSFLAVYREGAETVLFYYALVGDAKSAVSFIYLFAGIIVGVIILTICYFVMRYTVVKLPLKPFFMFTGSFMYLMAFVFAGKSVLELIEGKLFEPTLISGVPEISWLGIYPYMETLIPQAILLIAAVFALFIMKYQSKKAA, from the coding sequence ATGCTATTCCGTTCTATTCGATTTTTCTTTTTAATTTTTTCACTCGCCTTCTCTTCTTCACTCTTTGCACAAGACGACTACCAACAGTGGGTTAATGATATTACGTCACGCTTAGATAAAACCGCTCAACTTGTCCAGCAAGGTAATACTGATGATGCTCGCACTGAAGTGCAAATGGCTTATTTTGAAGTGTTTGAAAATCTAGAAGGTCCAATTCGTATCAATTTCTCGGCACAAAAAAGTTACCAAATGGAAGCGACTTTTGGTGAGATCCGTAAAATGATCGGTGAAGGCAGTTCACAACAAGAGATTCAAGCTAAAATCGATCAGCTCAAAAAAGAATTACAAGAAGTGTTGCCATCATTGATTGAAGGTCATCAGCTCAATGCCGATGGTCAACATGGTGTTTATGATAATCAAGCGATTGCCCCTTATTGGCAACAAAGTTTTAAAACCATTGATGATTTGCTCGCTCAAGGGCTCGAAGCGTATCAAAATGGTGATCTCGCTAACGCGAAAAAATTGTTCCAACAAGCGCAATACGATGGCTATAAAAATTCAGAAATGGAAATGTCCATTCGCCAAAATCGCTCTGCAGAAACTTCAGCGGCGATTAATCAACAGTTTTACAACATCATCCGTTTAAGTGAACAAACCGATCAAATCACAGAGATTGGTTATCAAAGTACGCAATTATTACAAGATATTGAAGAAAACTTGCCTAACCTGCCAACGACACGTGAAGAACAAAATGTTCAATCCAATGCAGCGCAGCAAGCAACAGATAATCAACAAGAGCAAGATTGGAATAAGATTAAACAAGAGATCAACCAACGTATTCAACAAGCTATTGCGCTCTATCAACAAGGTGAAAGCAAAAAAGCAATTCTTTCTGTACAAGACACCTATTTTGATGTGTTTGAAAGCAGTGGTATGGAGAACAAAATTGGCTCTCGTGATAGCAACTTTAAAGCGGAACTTGAAGGCTACTTTACCCGTCTAGTCAGCTTAATGAAAGCTGAACAAAGTGATAAGTTACAAGCGCAAGCTGATGGTTTAGACCTGAATCTAACTAAAGCGGTTGATATGTTACAGGGCGGAGAACAAAGTGATTGGTCTATGTTCTTATATAGCCTTTTAATCATTCTTCGTGAAGGTTTGGAAGCCTTATTAATTGTTGCGGCTATCGTGACTTACTTAATTAAAAATAACCACCAAGATAAATTGCCAGTTATCCGCCAATCTGTTTATGTGGCATTAATTGCCAGTGTGGTTACCGCATTTATCTTCCAACTTATCTTTGAAAATTCCGGTCAAAACCGCGAATTGCTCGAAGGCTTTACGATGATTTTTGCTGTAGTCATGCTCTTTATGATGAGCTACTGGTTATTGTCCAAAGTCGAAGCACAAAACTGGAAACGTTATTTAGAAGGCAAACTCTCAACTGCCCTCACTACTGGCTCACTCATCGGCTTATGGCTTACCAGTTTCTTAGCCGTATATCGTGAAGGGGCAGAAACCGTATTGTTCTACTATGCCCTCGTGGGTGATGCGAAAAGTGCGGTCAGTTTTATCTATCTTTTCGCAGGTATCATTGTCGGTGTAATTATTCTCACCATTTGCTACTTCGTGATGCGTTATACCGTGGTGAAATTACCGCTTAAACCATTCTTTATGTTCACGGGTTCTTTCATGTATTTAATGGCCTTTGTATTCGCCGGTAAATCTGTTTTAGAACTCATTGAAGGCAAACTTTTCGAGCCAACGCTGATTAGCGGTGTGCCTGAAATTTCGTGGTTAGGTATTTATCCTTATATGGAAACCCTAATCCCACAAGCAATCTTACTCATCGCAGCCGTATTTGCTCTGTTTATTATGAAATATCAAAGCAAAAAAGCCGCGTAA
- the mrcB gene encoding penicillin-binding protein 1B → MSETENTSPEQQETQAPDKRRSCKIFLAKAAFTLGTLAVFYGGYLDWQIRSKMDGQIWRLPAEVYSRLESVKLSDNLSFDEVIQILLDNEYRQTTMIAAPGDFKLEEDTIVLLRRAFPYPDKPEPQRVLRLRFTDNKLSRIEDLVNVKAVDEFRLAPKLIAMLESDNEDRLAIPLQQYPRLLIDTLLLTEDRRFYEHNGINPVGIVRAMIANIKAGQTVQGGSTLTQQLVKNLFLSRERSLTRKANEALMSLVLDWRYDKNRILETYLNEIYLGQNGDIQIHGFALASQFYFGRSIREISLDQIALLVGMVKGPSLYNPWRNPQYALDRRNVVLKLMLDHQMIGDELYEMLSKRPLGVQAKGQISRKYPAFIQTLQADLRRQLGENKTSALLGARIFSTMDLKQQEQAENAVVNTVNHLQLQTKNPHLEGAMIVADYHLGEVRAVVGGLQTEYAGFNRALMSKRQIGSLVKPSIYLTALMNPEQFRLNTPIQNQPITIYVKGSQPWQPRNYDRKYSGSVMLMDALARSMNIPTVNIGMKVGLSKVINTQKAMGWDNVAIPKVPATLLGSYSISPYDVTKLYQTIANQGGKIELSTIQSIADRQGNIIYEHNTVPDQVVPREAAYQTLYAMQQTVERGTARSLQNDYADLRLAGKTGTTNDARDTWFVGIDGKNVSTIWLGRDDNGETKLTGASGALQIYKDYLNRVVIEKLKLGQPSTIKWVGINAYGSWSCGSSRTIPVWINKDQNFCASAPTTSTATATAAQTTQSPQPEQPESPKQESVWDVLDNKAPVEEAAPTQ, encoded by the coding sequence ATGTCGGAAACGGAAAACACCTCTCCTGAACAACAAGAAACACAAGCGCCAGATAAGCGACGTTCTTGTAAAATCTTTTTAGCTAAAGCAGCCTTTACTTTAGGGACGCTTGCTGTATTTTATGGTGGCTATTTAGACTGGCAAATTCGCTCAAAAATGGATGGCCAAATTTGGCGTTTACCGGCAGAAGTGTATAGTCGTTTAGAAAGCGTAAAACTTTCTGATAACCTTTCTTTTGACGAAGTGATTCAAATCTTACTCGATAACGAATACCGTCAAACCACAATGATTGCAGCACCGGGAGATTTTAAGCTCGAAGAGGATACCATCGTGTTACTTCGTCGTGCGTTCCCTTATCCTGACAAACCAGAGCCACAACGTGTATTACGTTTACGTTTTACCGATAACAAACTTTCTCGTATTGAAGACTTGGTCAACGTAAAAGCCGTTGATGAATTCCGTCTTGCGCCTAAATTAATTGCCATGTTGGAATCAGATAATGAAGATCGTTTGGCGATCCCATTACAACAATACCCTCGCTTACTCATCGATACCTTATTACTCACAGAGGATCGCCGCTTTTATGAGCATAACGGGATTAATCCAGTGGGTATTGTGCGAGCGATGATTGCCAATATTAAAGCTGGTCAAACGGTTCAAGGCGGCAGTACACTCACTCAGCAATTAGTTAAAAACCTATTTTTATCCAGAGAACGTTCCCTGACACGTAAAGCCAATGAAGCCTTAATGTCATTGGTGTTAGATTGGCGATATGATAAAAACCGTATCTTAGAAACCTATCTGAACGAGATTTACCTTGGTCAAAATGGTGATATTCAAATTCACGGTTTTGCGTTGGCGAGCCAATTCTATTTTGGTCGCTCCATCCGTGAAATTAGCCTTGACCAAATTGCCCTTTTAGTCGGCATGGTGAAAGGTCCATCCCTTTATAATCCATGGCGAAATCCACAATATGCACTCGATCGCCGAAATGTGGTGTTAAAACTGATGCTTGATCACCAAATGATTGGGGATGAGTTGTATGAGATGTTGAGTAAACGTCCATTAGGCGTGCAAGCTAAAGGTCAAATTTCTCGTAAATACCCTGCTTTCATTCAAACATTGCAAGCCGATCTTCGCCGTCAATTAGGGGAAAATAAAACCTCTGCGCTACTTGGTGCGCGTATTTTCTCCACTATGGATTTAAAACAACAGGAACAAGCTGAAAATGCTGTGGTGAATACGGTCAATCATTTACAACTACAAACCAAAAATCCACACCTTGAAGGTGCCATGATTGTGGCGGATTATCACCTGGGTGAAGTACGTGCTGTCGTAGGTGGATTACAAACAGAATATGCCGGATTTAACCGTGCGTTAATGTCAAAACGTCAAATTGGTTCTTTGGTAAAACCATCCATTTATTTGACCGCACTGATGAATCCGGAACAATTTCGTTTAAATACGCCAATTCAAAACCAGCCAATCACGATTTATGTTAAAGGTAGCCAACCTTGGCAACCTCGTAACTACGATCGCAAATACAGCGGTTCGGTGATGTTGATGGATGCCCTTGCTCGCTCGATGAATATTCCAACGGTAAATATTGGGATGAAAGTCGGTTTAAGCAAAGTGATCAATACGCAAAAAGCCATGGGCTGGGATAATGTAGCGATTCCAAAAGTACCTGCAACCTTGCTTGGTTCTTATAGTATTTCACCTTATGATGTGACCAAACTCTATCAAACCATTGCAAATCAAGGTGGCAAAATTGAGTTAAGTACCATTCAAAGCATTGCTGATCGCCAAGGGAATATTATTTACGAACACAATACGGTGCCGGATCAAGTGGTACCGAGAGAAGCGGCTTATCAAACCTTGTATGCGATGCAACAAACCGTAGAACGTGGTACCGCGCGTAGCTTACAAAATGATTACGCGGATCTTCGTCTTGCAGGTAAAACAGGCACCACCAATGATGCCCGTGATACGTGGTTTGTCGGTATTGATGGTAAAAATGTCAGCACCATTTGGCTAGGTCGTGATGATAACGGTGAAACCAAATTGACGGGAGCCTCAGGTGCATTACAAATCTATAAAGATTATTTAAACCGTGTCGTTATTGAAAAACTAAAACTCGGACAACCTTCTACGATTAAATGGGTTGGCATTAATGCTTACGGCAGTTGGAGTTGTGGTAGCAGTCGGACAATCCCTGTGTGGATAAATAAAGATCAAAACTTCTGTGCGTCTGCGCCAACGACGAGTACGGCAACTGCTACAGCGGCGCAGACTACACAATCGCCACAACCTGAACAACCAGAATCACCAAAACAAGAAAGTGTATGGGATGTGTTAGATAATAAAGCGCCTGTTGAAGAAGCCGCACCCACTCAATAA
- a CDS encoding YacL family protein codes for MDFQFTYYLGNVHAKCSMEHIALANWFNSEVRSNPQAFLTALSACEQIKNNDEVTLIGSEYTLFINTDEVMIRANNLAIETDEILEDDFHYYDEESIAFCGTTDFIHFLNAYFEFIA; via the coding sequence ATGGATTTTCAATTTACCTATTATCTAGGCAATGTGCACGCCAAATGTTCAATGGAACACATTGCGCTAGCCAATTGGTTTAATTCAGAAGTGCGGTCAAATCCTCAAGCGTTTTTGACCGCACTTTCTGCCTGTGAGCAGATTAAAAATAATGATGAAGTCACGTTAATTGGTTCAGAATACACCCTTTTTATCAATACCGATGAAGTGATGATTCGCGCCAATAACCTTGCGATTGAAACAGATGAAATTTTAGAAGACGACTTCCATTATTATGATGAAGAAAGCATCGCCTTCTGCGGTACAACAGACTTCATCCACTTTCTTAATGCCTATTTTGAATTTATTGCTTAA
- the erpA gene encoding iron-sulfur cluster insertion protein ErpA has protein sequence MSDLDMAVPLTFTDAAANKVKSLISEEENNELKLRVYITGGGCSGFQYGFTFDDKVNEGDLTIEKSGVQLVIDPMSLQYLIGGTVDYTEGLEGSRFVVNNPNATSTCGCGSSFSI, from the coding sequence ATGTCAGATTTAGATATGGCCGTGCCGCTAACTTTTACTGATGCGGCAGCCAATAAAGTAAAAAGTTTAATTAGCGAAGAAGAAAACAACGAATTAAAATTACGCGTGTACATCACCGGTGGTGGCTGTAGTGGTTTCCAATATGGTTTTACCTTTGATGATAAAGTTAATGAAGGTGACTTAACTATTGAAAAATCCGGTGTGCAATTAGTGATTGACCCAATGAGTTTACAATACTTAATTGGCGGTACTGTGGATTACACTGAAGGCTTAGAAGGTTCTCGTTTTGTGGTGAACAATCCTAATGCAACCAGCACCTGTGGTTGCGGTTCGTCATTCAGCATTTAA
- the map gene encoding type I methionyl aminopeptidase: MGIPLRTEEEIVKLREACKLASDVLVMIEPYVKEGVTTGELDRICHDYMVNVQKVIPACLNYHGFPKATCISINEVVCHGIPSDDKKLKQGDIVNIDVTVIKDGYFGDNSKMYVVGETNIRSQKLVEAAQEALYVGLRTVKPGIRLNEIGKAVQKYTESQGFSVVREYCGHGVGTEFHCEPQVLHYYADDGGVILKPGMVFTIEPMINAGKKEVRLMGDGWTVKTKDRSHSAQYEHQIVVTENGCEVMTIRDEEIAEGRIQRIMNNL, encoded by the coding sequence ATGGGCATTCCATTAAGAACGGAAGAAGAAATTGTTAAGTTGCGTGAAGCGTGTAAATTAGCGTCCGATGTTTTGGTCATGATCGAACCTTATGTCAAAGAAGGGGTGACCACAGGTGAATTAGATCGCATTTGTCATGATTACATGGTGAATGTACAAAAAGTGATTCCTGCTTGCTTAAATTATCATGGTTTCCCGAAAGCAACCTGTATTTCTATAAATGAAGTAGTTTGCCATGGTATTCCAAGCGACGATAAAAAATTAAAACAGGGCGATATTGTCAATATTGATGTGACCGTAATAAAAGATGGTTATTTCGGTGATAACTCTAAAATGTATGTCGTGGGAGAAACCAATATTCGTAGCCAAAAATTGGTTGAAGCGGCACAAGAAGCGCTTTATGTGGGATTACGTACGGTTAAGCCTGGTATTCGTTTAAATGAAATTGGTAAAGCGGTACAAAAATATACGGAAAGCCAAGGTTTTAGCGTGGTGCGTGAGTATTGCGGCCACGGTGTGGGAACTGAATTCCACTGCGAACCACAAGTGTTGCACTATTATGCTGACGATGGTGGTGTGATTTTAAAACCAGGTATGGTATTTACCATTGAACCAATGATCAATGCGGGTAAAAAAGAAGTGCGTTTAATGGGCGATGGTTGGACGGTAAAAACCAAAGACCGTAGCCATTCAGCGCAATATGAACACCAAATTGTGGTGACCGAAAATGGTTGTGAAGTGATGACAATTCGCGATGAAGAAATTGCGGAAGGCCGAATTCAACGTATAATGAATAATCTTTAA